In the genome of Thunnus albacares chromosome 16, fThuAlb1.1, whole genome shotgun sequence, the window tttcaccagaccaAATTTGgggagtttttgagcatgtttaggggatcaaatttagggtttaagtggcggaataataaagaaacaaacagaacaaatacaagagggtcttcgcccctttggggctcaggccctaattacaacagaatctgacacattaagtctgaaatgacttctgtctatttgagtttacacaaCTCAGCTGTGGCTTCATTATAACAAAGCcaaagtccagcatagagaggctgagtgaatgtggtctggactctgtggaggagagtcatggtttcagagacgctgtagaaggacagaatacctgctctgtgatccaggtacactcctactctggaggaaccaggacctgagacAGAAGTTGAGATGTTGTTGAACCAAAATGTATAACTGTCAGTGTCACAATATAACATCCAAGATTTGTCATTACGTCCAAATCTACATTCCTTCGAGcttcctgctctgctgatattcttgtataCGACTGCTACCTCAACTCCTtcccctctccactccacctcccagtaacaacgtccagtcagactctctctactcaggacctgaaCGTTATTAATGAATCTGTCTAGGTGACTAGAATAagactgttgttgtttcattcgttttgcttttctgttcccctcagataataacagccatgtgtttgctgtgtttggatccagagtgatttcacgtgaatattttaagaactcagctctggtcttgggtcCTGGTTGTGGcagtaaaacgtccacttcagtcactgtcagtgagatgtttgtccatttctgcctcaggatgtcctgtagttgatctctgagctctgacacagctgctgtcacatcctcaaagtatctcagaggacggatattgatgctggatgagtctgtagatgcactgagttgtgacagtgaggggtagttgtgtagaaactgggtgtgatcctctgtgtgtgagagcctCTTCAGTTCagtgtctttcctcttcagctcagtgatctcctgcttcagcttctcctgaagctctttgactcgactcacttcagtttcctgctgggatctgatctgctgcttcacatcagagcttcttttctggatgagacggatcagctcagtgaagatcttctcactgtcctccactgctttatcagcagagcgactgacggcctccacctcctgttgaagcagcttcacatctttctctctgtcctggattctctgctggatttgttgtcgactcacctcgagccctctctgcctctcagtcctcactgctgcagctgagactgtgtcgtggcctttatgttcatccatagtgcagagataacagatactctgctgatcagtacggcagaatatcttcatcacctcatcatgacgagagcagatgttctcctggagcttctctgagtggtcgaccagcttgtgttttttaaattgatcaaCATGGTAGTGAGGCTGAAGATGattctcacagtaagaggccGGACAAGTcagacaggacttgagggctttccgcttcctcccagtgcagacatcacaggccacatcttcaggtccagcatagcagtgagcaccagcagcagcttggagtccagtcttcttcagctgctccactaaagctgctaacatggtgtttttccccaggacaggcctcggtgtgaaggtctgtctgcactgagggcagctgtagatcttcctctgatcctctccatcccagtgtgttttaatacagttcatgcagtaactgtgtccacagggaatagtcaccggatccttcagtagatccagacaaATCGAACAAGAGAAGGTTTCTCGGTCCAGCTGATCTCCTTTCTGctccatttcagctctcagtggcaACGACTGTCTAAGGTTCACTTCCTGAGAAGTGACACAAGTTTGAACTTTGATCTAACAAtatgtgtttctgcagtaaatGCAGCCTGACAGCTCTTGTACTACAttacatgttggttacacccatctGCAAACTAtagatctgaaggggagggaacaaggagATATGAGCacagagtggagcttgttgtgtttgagagcaggaagaagagggagggctTATCAAGTGCTGATTCATTCCAGGCAGAGGAGCAGGTTTAAAGGTTATTGGCTGTTTTTCATTTGGCTAACGTGACTCCTCGCTTCCCTCACTCACGTCTCAGCTCCTCCCAGCGAGGACGGAGGGATTTAATTCACCAAAAGGGATGTCCTCTCTCACTCCGGCCTTATTTTGAGGAGATTTTCAAGAAGTTTAAACTAAAAATTCATGTACAACTGTATTAACTCTTTAAACAGTTACTTAATTTCTACGTAttgatagctggaaggaaaacacctgataactgctccaatatttatcatttgattatagatctatagcagcgtctgtctgtcacagaataagacacaaatacacaatttaaatctgttaatttcTGAAAGAATAGAACTAATAtaaaggagcaataaaaacagctgcagcctgcagaatatgtttaaatcaaatattgcttatttagtttgtgacaGTCTGACGTccttttcaggctcaggatgattttataggAGACGCAGCTGTGTGACGTTGTTTGACGTGTGagttttcctgatctgctgtattacaacaacaaccTGACTGCTGACTGTCCAaacagatcagctgaccaatcaataaccaatcaataaacacattgGATCAAAGGGGTGGTGccatctgttaaaaaaaagttctgcagaggatacacctgtgtttcCTTGTTCTAGATCAGACTTTAGGTCTTACTAAACCATAACAGTGTAGTTGATGAAGATTGTCTGTTTTACTGACAGAAATATTTCTACTTGTATTGAAGGATCAGAGTTCATGTTGCGTCACTTCTTATGGACAGCAGGGGGAGTCTGGCTGCTAAAGACCAGATAATACAACTCCTACAAACTCCTGAATGTGTTCAGTTTCCATGTCTGGAGACGTTTGCTTAcatgtaaaattaataaaacactCAAAAGTACTCACaatacttgtaatggagtatttttacatttctgtattggtacttttactgaagtaaaggatctgagtacttcttccacctctgtctTCTacatagtaaactgaatattattgggTTGTGGagtgttggtcaggacaaaacaagacaccaCCTTGGGCTTTAAGAAACAGTGATCAAGATTTTTCACTacactttctgacattttatggaccaaacaactaatcagttaatcaataatgaaaataattgttagttgcagccatattCTGGGTTATGTTTGGTCTATGTATGGAAACACAAAATGCACCTCACTAGAAATCTCTACTTGTCACTATACAAGTATTAGACCATATTATTGTCAGCTTGTGTGAGCTCCAGTTTGCTTTAAAGCACATTATCATCCAGATGTGTTAAATTTCAAGCTTGCTTTAAGGACAAATCTGGTGACATTTTTCCTTATTGACCACAAATCAACACTGGTTTAGTGCGTGTGcttttctgtgatattagtGAATAATTATCtccaacatttttattttctcaggtTCTGCTCATTAATTGGTCgttgctgatgctgctgccaTGTTGTCAGTGATGGGCTCTGAACATCAAAAGTAAGTAAATGTggcaaaattaaaataatactgGCATGTTCTTACTAAAACTATGATGTGGTTGTTGGGCTTCATTTTGCACCATAAACTGACCAAATGATTACATTTTAACTATAAAACTATTTAAACTAAACTGTATCCATCATTTTTAATAGCCAAGAGAACAAAAAAGCCTATAAATGGCAAAAAATGTAGTTCTATATTATCAGTGTATTTTTCAAAGTTAAAGTATGGTAAAGTATGGTATGATTAAATATggaaattgaaaacaaaaacaattttgataactgaataagcaatttaattcaattttcaagcaaaagcGGCAAAGATTTTCTGGCTTcggcttctcaaatgtgaggatttgcagttttttttctgtgatataattttaaattgaaCATATTTGATTTTGGGACTGCTGATCAgacaaaaaagcaatttaaatctTTGACCTGGGAAATATCAGTCttttctcactgttttctgaGACTGTATacactaaacaattaatcgacCAGTAGAGAAGATAATTGGCTGATgagattaattttttttaagaaaataatcattagttgcagttctAGTGGAAATACATCCAACAATGTAAACTTACATATTTACTCTTCAGTAGCATAAAGTTTAAGTTAAACActtaattctgtttttatatttttcaaacatttgatCTTTATTAATGAAATTTTAGCTTTAAACAAATCAGGCAAGAATACCCGGTGTTACTGCAGTAATGATGTTAAATGTGACTGTAGTTGTTTATGTTAAAATGCAAAAGTCATCTTCAAGAGTAATAATATAAGCCACTTAAATCTGCAGGTCTCGGGATTCAGGTCCGTCTGGACCACGTGCCCTTTGGCCAGTGGACCTCAAGTTAACTCACTTGGACTGGAACCCTGATGCCACCCTGATACACTTCCAGGGACAGTACCTGACCATATGTGAGCTTGACTACAACATCTTACAGGGAGAAATACAGAACATACTAAAGACCAAAGCTGCGGTGGATATCGGAGAGTTTTGCCTCGTGGAAGATTTGACTTCAGCCCGCTGGTACAGAGGAAGAGTTCAGAACCGAAAAGAGGACTTGTTCGATGTGTTCCTCATAGATCATGGGAATGTCCTGAGTGTCAACATTGCCCACATATCTTCCTGTTCAAACGATCTGTTCATTCTGCCTCCCAAGATAGTTTACGGATTTCTTGCAAATGTGCTGCTGCTTCATGGCTGTTCCTCTTCTGTGGTGGAAGATTACCTCTCAAGCCTGATTGGAAGGAACGTCACaggttacattcaagccctccTGCCCCACAAAGTCCTCTTACTGGAAGCCCCTGACATCAACGACGACCTTGTCAGACATGGTTTTGGGAGGCATGTGGACACAGACACTTTCCTCCTCTTGGTGGAGATGCTCACAGAGGTGCCACTCAAACAAAATATAGATCCGGTTCCTGACTTACTTATTGAAAAGCCAAGGGGACAGGAATTTTGTTTCAAATCTGGATTGCAGGGATATGAAgaaattctgtctttttgtgGGCCCAAATTGAGTTGTGGGACACGTGCTAAAGTGCGAGTAACTGCTGCTGTTAACCCTGGCCTGTTTTACTGCCAGATGGTTAGTAAGGAAACCGATCTTTGGGAAATGTCAAAGAAGCTGGCTGCAGTTTGTGAGTACAGAGCCAAAGATCAGCAACAGAAGACTCCAGAAAACCTGGGTCTTCTCTGCTCAGTTAAAGGCAAAGATGGGAAATGGTACAGAGGCTTTGTGCAGTTTCTCCCAGTGAACTCTCAAGTGCGAGTGTTGTTCATTGATTATGGATTCTTTGAATCTGTCAAAGTTGAGAACGTCCACAGGTTGCCACCTGATTTCTATTCAACACCCATCATGGCGTTCCCATGCTCACTCTCCTCCGTGAATATTCAGGATGAGGCAGTCAGAACTCAGCAGTTGAGTTTCCTCAAGGCAGGCTTGCTTGGAGGAGTGTTGGATGTGGATATCAGTTGTTTTGAAGAAGAGCAGCATCTGTACTCTATCACAGTAGTCAGTGCTCAAGATAATCATGTGAAGGAACCAGAGCCAATCCCGGAGCTTCCCAGAATGAAGGTTGGGTCAGATTTTGAGACAGAAGACTTGTCAGCTCAGGGTGGGTATTTATACTATGAGACAATCATCGGTGAAGTGTTCAGTAAAACcctggaagaagaagaggtgcAGGAAGACTCTGTGTTTGTGGGCTACGTCGAGCATGTCCAGAATCCTAACCACTTCTGGATTAGAACACAAAAACGCAATGATGAGTTTGAAGAAATGATGACAAAAATGGCAGATCACTTTAATCAAGTGAAGCTGGATGAAGACACACTGGTAGATCCTGATCTTGGAACACTGTGCTGTGCAGTGTATGAGGAAGACATGCATTTCTACAGGGGTGTAGTGACTGACACTCTTGAACATGGAGCTGAAGTTCTATTTATTGATTTTGGGAACATTGAGAAAGTGCCACATATGTTGATCAAGAAGATACCTGAGACATTTTCCAGCAAATCAGCGTTTGCCATCTGTTGTACTCTTGTTAATGTTGTTCCTTTGGATGAAGTCTGGACCAGCACTACCTCTGACTTTTTCAGACGAGCTGTGTCCGACAAAGCCCTGCTAGTCCATGTTGTCCAGATGAGAAGAAACAAATTTGTTGTTGATCTCTATGAGATGGGAAGTGACACCAGTCAGAGTATCAGTGAGTTCCTGATCTCTTCAAAACAAGCTGAATACTGGAACAACCTTCGTATAGAGCCTATGatacaaaataaaactgaggtgacagaaaaaacaagatgCCCAAGACATAGTGTGACATTAGACATCAATGGGAATGCAGAATGGGAGGATTATGAGCAGATTGAGAACACaagcaaaaatgaaatcaaGAAGGCCCAAGTGGCTACGAGCTTCAAACCTTTAAGCATCAAGCCTGGTTGTGagtttgctgtgtgttgctCCTACATCAACTCTCCATCAGATTTTTGGTGCCAACCTCTAGATAAGGTTCCGGCTTTAGAGGAACTGATGAGTGAAGTACAGCAGTATTACACGACTCACACGGTCCCCCTCCAGTCTGGGGATTCATGTTGTGTTGCCAAGTCACCCCTGGACGGAAAATGGTACAGGGCCTTCATCACAGATAGGCAGAAAAGCCATGCCAGAGTGATATTGGTTGACTATGGC includes:
- the LOC122999454 gene encoding tripartite motif-containing protein 16-like, with product MEQKGDQLDRETFSCSICLDLLKDPVTIPCGHSYCMNCIKTHWDGEDQRKIYSCPQCRQTFTPRPVLGKNTMLAALVEQLKKTGLQAAAGAHCYAGPEDVACDVCTGRKRKALKSCLTCPASYCENHLQPHYHVDQFKKHKLVDHSEKLQENICSRHDEVMKIFCRTDQQSICYLCTMDEHKGHDTVSAAAVRTERQRGLEVSRQQIQQRIQDREKDVKLLQQEVEAVSRSADKAVEDSEKIFTELIRLIQKRSSDVKQQIRSQQETEVSRVKELQEKLKQEITELKRKDTELKRLSHTEDHTQFLHNYPSLSQLSASTDSSSINIRPLRYFEDVTAAVSELRDQLQDILRQKWTNISLTVTEVDVLLPQPGPKTRAEFLKYSREITLDPNTANTWLLLSEGNRKAKRMKQQQSYSSHLDRFINNVQVLSRESLTGRCYWEVEWRGEGVEVAVVYKNISRAGSSKECRFGRNDKSWMLYCDTDSYTFWFNNISTSVSGPGSSRVGVYLDHRAGILSFYSVSETMTLLHRVQTTFTQPLYAGLWLCYNEATAELCKLK